One Alkalicoccus halolimnae DNA segment encodes these proteins:
- a CDS encoding response regulator transcription factor, producing MTDTEQQTRVLIVDDEERIRRLLRMYLEKENYIVEDAENGEAALDMAISTDYDLIVLDLMMPGIDGIQVCEEIRKHKATPIIMLTAKGEEINRVQGFEAGTDDYIVKPFSPREVVLRVKALLRRSSSTKFLQTETKTKEIFEFSHLTIDDDAHRVTVQNKLINLTPKEYELLLYLAQAPDKVFAREQLLKDVWNYEFFGDLRTVDTHIKRLREKLSHIEPKAADMIKTVWGVGYKFEDAEQG from the coding sequence ATGACCGATACGGAACAACAGACAAGGGTATTAATAGTTGACGATGAAGAACGTATCCGCAGACTTCTCAGGATGTATTTGGAAAAAGAAAATTATATCGTTGAAGATGCCGAAAATGGAGAAGCAGCGCTGGATATGGCGATTAGTACAGACTATGATTTAATCGTTCTCGATCTGATGATGCCTGGTATTGATGGCATACAAGTATGTGAAGAAATTCGAAAACATAAAGCTACTCCTATCATCATGCTCACCGCAAAAGGAGAAGAAATAAACCGAGTGCAGGGCTTCGAGGCAGGAACAGACGATTACATTGTAAAACCATTCAGCCCAAGAGAAGTTGTTTTAAGGGTTAAGGCTCTGCTGAGAAGATCGTCCTCTACAAAATTTCTGCAGACAGAAACGAAAACAAAAGAAATATTTGAATTCTCTCATTTAACAATTGACGATGATGCTCATAGAGTCACAGTCCAAAATAAATTAATAAACTTAACTCCAAAAGAATATGAGCTTCTTCTTTATCTGGCACAGGCTCCGGATAAAGTGTTTGCTAGAGAGCAGCTTTTGAAAGATGTTTGGAATTATGAATTTTTTGGCGATCTGCGTACTGTGGATACCCATATTAAACGCCTTAGGGAGAAACTGAGTCATATTGAACCGAAAGCGGCAGACATGATTAAAACTGTCTGGGGTGTTGGTTATAAGTTTGAGGACGCTGAACAGGGATGA
- a CDS encoding ATP-binding protein → MMFWRSVVGKIWFTILLLVSVVLLVLTILLLEYFERFHAEQAEGELLNHANLIVSFLEYETTDGEALDMSQVISESYSARALLIGEEGYWYTSDEDEQEIPVEVFYEHDDLANVMENEETVVTRGDYSVTRTQGENAEIMIVGMPVVFEDGEEGSLFLYQSLDVIEEATNQTKQIIFFSAGIAIILTTVFAFFLTSRITAPLRQMRAASLEVAKGNFDTKIPIQTKDEIGLLAMAFNRMGRALNTNLHALNQEKEQLSHILSSMADGVMTFNKTGRVVVTNPPAVEFINSWRYEEQLEENSEPPHLNVLFQKVLKLEEEVVDEVTIQGRTWVILMTPLYDQNDIRGAVAVLRDMTEERQHDKLRKDFIANVSHELRTPISMLQGYGEAIVDGIAETEEEKKEMAQIIYDESLRIGRLVNELLDLARMEAGHLTLAKEEIHIKTMQEKILRKFQVIAKEQNVRLIGENLTRTEYFIGDPDRLEQVMTNLIDNAFRHTPEKGTITVRMKEEDNGLKMEVEDTGTGIPEEDLPFVFERFYKADKARTRGRAGTGLGLAIVQNIVDAHGGKVSVHSKVGEGTSFNVFLPITRD, encoded by the coding sequence ATGATGTTCTGGAGAAGCGTCGTAGGGAAAATCTGGTTTACAATACTACTGCTCGTATCTGTAGTACTGCTTGTATTGACTATTCTGCTTCTTGAGTATTTTGAGCGGTTTCATGCAGAGCAGGCGGAGGGAGAACTATTAAATCATGCCAATCTCATCGTCAGCTTTCTGGAGTACGAAACAACAGACGGTGAGGCTCTGGATATGAGTCAGGTTATTTCCGAGTCATACTCTGCACGGGCACTGCTCATCGGGGAAGAAGGGTACTGGTACACCTCTGACGAAGATGAGCAGGAAATCCCGGTAGAAGTTTTTTATGAACATGATGATTTAGCAAATGTTATGGAGAACGAAGAAACGGTAGTGACCCGGGGAGATTATTCTGTTACAAGAACACAGGGAGAAAATGCAGAAATTATGATTGTTGGAATGCCGGTAGTATTCGAAGATGGGGAAGAAGGATCCCTGTTTCTTTATCAGTCTCTGGACGTAATAGAAGAAGCGACAAATCAGACAAAACAGATTATATTTTTTTCCGCCGGTATAGCGATTATTCTGACTACCGTTTTTGCTTTTTTCCTGACTTCAAGAATAACAGCCCCACTGAGGCAGATGAGGGCGGCTTCTCTCGAAGTTGCAAAAGGAAATTTTGATACAAAAATACCTATTCAGACTAAAGATGAAATCGGCCTGCTTGCTATGGCTTTCAATCGGATGGGACGGGCTTTAAATACCAATTTACATGCGTTGAATCAGGAAAAAGAACAGCTTTCCCATATTTTGAGTTCTATGGCTGACGGAGTTATGACATTCAATAAGACAGGGCGTGTCGTAGTAACCAATCCACCTGCTGTAGAATTTATTAATTCATGGAGGTATGAAGAACAGCTGGAGGAAAACAGCGAACCTCCTCACCTGAATGTTTTATTCCAGAAGGTTCTGAAGCTGGAAGAAGAAGTAGTGGATGAAGTGACGATTCAAGGCAGAACCTGGGTTATATTAATGACACCTCTTTACGATCAGAATGATATAAGAGGAGCAGTTGCAGTTCTAAGGGATATGACGGAAGAAAGACAGCATGATAAGCTTCGCAAAGACTTTATTGCCAACGTTTCTCATGAACTGCGTACCCCTATATCCATGCTCCAGGGATATGGAGAAGCTATAGTGGATGGAATAGCGGAGACAGAAGAAGAGAAAAAAGAAATGGCACAGATTATCTACGATGAATCATTGAGAATCGGAAGGCTTGTAAATGAACTGCTGGACCTTGCACGCATGGAAGCGGGCCATCTTACATTAGCTAAAGAAGAAATTCATATTAAAACGATGCAGGAAAAAATCTTAAGAAAATTTCAAGTTATAGCTAAAGAGCAGAATGTCCGACTTATAGGAGAAAATTTGACCCGAACTGAATATTTTATTGGTGATCCGGATAGACTCGAACAAGTTATGACTAATTTAATTGATAATGCCTTCAGGCACACCCCTGAAAAAGGAACGATAACTGTGCGCATGAAAGAAGAAGATAATGGATTGAAAATGGAGGTGGAGGATACTGGAACCGGCATTCCCGAGGAAGACCTTCCATTTGTCTTTGAACGTTTTTACAAAGCAGATAAAGCGAGAACTCGCGGAAGGGCAGGTACTGGCCTGGGACTCGCCATTGTACAGAATATCGTCGACGCCCATGGCGGAAAAGTGTCCGTTCATAGTAAAGTAGGCGAAGGAACGAGCTTTAATGTTTTTCTTCCGATTACCAGAGATTAA
- the ccsB gene encoding c-type cytochrome biogenesis protein CcsB, whose product MLEFSSTLLYIAFGLYLAATILFAVSITGRKFKNKSGEERNKAGLFGYISAALALIFAISYFITRWLAVGYAPVSNMFEYTTVLGITMSLAFVIIYPIYKNNYLGLFTMPIVMLIIAYASMFPGEAQPLIPALQSNWLFIHVITTAIGQGILAIGFAAGLLYLVRMIDFTKASRKVKSIEFIMFGLLATIAYIFIGIGFGAADYTATFNYVDETGESAEVNYVLPPLVGPNEGELISEQGFDPVLSMPEYIRSDDVNTVLWSIIGGLILYSGMRLGFRKPIGGVLQPIVRKVNPQTVDEISYRAIAIGFPVFTLGGLIFAMIWAQIAWTRFWGWDPKEVWALITFLFYAVYLHLRLSRGWQGEKSAWLCVIGFAIIMFNLIFVNLIIAGLHSYA is encoded by the coding sequence ATGCTGGAATTCAGCAGTACTCTACTGTACATTGCTTTCGGTTTATATTTAGCAGCTACGATTCTTTTTGCAGTATCGATCACCGGCAGGAAGTTTAAAAATAAAAGCGGGGAAGAGCGTAATAAAGCAGGATTATTTGGATATATAAGCGCTGCACTGGCACTGATTTTCGCTATATCTTACTTTATTACCCGCTGGCTGGCAGTTGGATATGCACCGGTAAGTAATATGTTTGAATATACAACAGTTCTCGGGATCACGATGTCACTAGCTTTTGTCATTATCTATCCGATATATAAAAATAATTATCTCGGATTATTCACAATGCCGATAGTGATGTTGATTATTGCCTACGCTTCCATGTTTCCGGGCGAGGCTCAGCCATTGATTCCTGCGCTTCAGTCAAACTGGCTGTTTATTCATGTAATTACGACAGCTATCGGACAAGGAATACTCGCAATTGGTTTCGCTGCGGGTCTGTTATATCTCGTACGTATGATAGATTTCACAAAAGCTTCCAGAAAAGTTAAGAGTATTGAATTTATTATGTTCGGATTGTTAGCTACAATTGCTTATATTTTTATAGGGATTGGTTTTGGTGCGGCAGATTATACTGCAACGTTTAATTATGTTGACGAAACTGGAGAATCTGCAGAAGTGAACTATGTTCTTCCCCCTCTGGTAGGTCCAAATGAAGGAGAACTTATTTCAGAACAGGGATTTGATCCGGTTTTGTCTATGCCTGAATATATCCGTAGTGATGATGTAAACACCGTACTGTGGTCAATTATTGGTGGGCTGATCTTATACAGCGGAATGCGGTTGGGATTCAGAAAACCGATTGGCGGAGTTTTACAGCCGATTGTAAGAAAGGTTAATCCACAGACAGTGGATGAAATAAGCTACCGGGCAATTGCGATAGGATTTCCGGTGTTTACACTGGGTGGACTGATATTTGCAATGATCTGGGCACAGATAGCCTGGACACGCTTCTGGGGATGGGATCCTAAGGAAGTTTGGGCCCTTATTACATTTCTATTCTATGCAGTCTATCTTCATCTTCGATTATCGAGGGGCTGGCAGGGAGAAAAAAGTGCATGGCTTTGTGTAATCGGTTTTGCAATCATTATGTTTAATCTGATATTTGTAAACCTTATAATCGCCGGACTTCACTCTTATGCGTAA
- a CDS encoding cob(I)yrinic acid a,c-diamide adenosyltransferase — MKIYTKKGDKGQTQLIGKRVEKTNERVEAYGTVDELNSFIGVAVSLMKKTNFTDIQTELLTIQHELFDLGGDLANVTENKEWTLKEASITRLENKIDEYWEEAPPLKKFILPGGEPAASYLHVCRTVARRAERLTSAIHDEHDMPPAALPYLNRLSDFFFAASRAVNHRSGTEDILYERGKDVFN, encoded by the coding sequence ATGAAAATTTACACAAAAAAAGGCGATAAAGGACAGACACAGCTTATTGGTAAGAGAGTGGAAAAGACAAATGAGCGTGTAGAAGCTTATGGTACGGTTGATGAACTTAACAGTTTTATAGGGGTGGCAGTATCCCTGATGAAAAAAACAAATTTTACCGACATTCAAACTGAATTATTGACTATCCAGCACGAGCTGTTTGATTTAGGCGGAGATCTGGCAAATGTTACAGAGAATAAAGAGTGGACGTTAAAAGAAGCTTCGATTACGAGGCTTGAAAACAAGATAGATGAATATTGGGAAGAGGCTCCACCTTTGAAGAAATTTATTCTTCCCGGTGGAGAGCCCGCGGCTTCCTATTTACATGTCTGCAGAACCGTTGCCAGAAGGGCAGAAAGATTGACGAGCGCCATTCATGACGAACATGATATGCCCCCGGCTGCACTTCCGTATTTAAACCGTCTGTCAGACTTCTTCTTTGCAGCTTCAAGAGCGGTTAATCACCGATCCGGGACAGAGGATATCTTGTATGAAAGAGGGAAAGATGTTTTTAATTAG